Proteins found in one Nocardia brasiliensis ATCC 700358 genomic segment:
- a CDS encoding C40 family peptidase: MSGDVSAVLRAFHKLYGEGVPEVQELAAARKIGDDAREFAGAGAKSYNEARTMQAAVAEAHAGRDNAVQQAAGRAGDGTVTGRNRIGGQIADFESRVKAISTVGDTRFSGPALLSAAQVALANTTRQVNSDIANAQAVAAQIMPPAVPEPVRRRGSLGPRRRRGRGRGRGTTYTSNGGHPRRAKTPYDRSAGGEAVRIASSLIGTPYVGGGNGPADGGYDCSSLVKHAIAGATGDQVVLPRTTYDQIHSGRRVEIWEVRAGDLVFPADSFGYNGPEHVQLADGRGGIIEAPYPGAAVRWAPMPTNATVVRVLFPRE; the protein is encoded by the coding sequence TTGAGCGGCGACGTGTCCGCGGTGCTGCGCGCCTTTCACAAGCTTTACGGCGAAGGCGTACCGGAGGTGCAGGAACTCGCTGCCGCGCGCAAGATCGGCGATGACGCGCGGGAGTTCGCCGGTGCCGGTGCCAAGAGCTACAACGAGGCGCGCACCATGCAAGCGGCGGTGGCCGAAGCACACGCCGGTCGAGACAACGCCGTCCAGCAGGCTGCGGGCCGCGCCGGGGACGGCACGGTCACCGGCCGCAACCGGATCGGCGGCCAGATCGCAGATTTCGAGTCGCGCGTCAAAGCGATATCCACGGTCGGCGATACCCGCTTCAGCGGTCCTGCGTTGCTGAGTGCCGCTCAAGTCGCGCTCGCGAACACTACCCGCCAGGTCAATTCCGATATCGCGAACGCACAGGCGGTCGCGGCGCAGATCATGCCGCCCGCCGTGCCGGAACCGGTGCGTCGCAGGGGAAGTTTGGGGCCCAGGCGGCGCCGAGGTCGCGGCCGAGGCCGGGGGACGACCTACACCAGCAACGGCGGGCATCCGCGACGAGCCAAGACGCCGTATGACCGTTCGGCCGGTGGCGAGGCGGTGCGGATCGCCAGCTCGCTGATCGGCACGCCGTACGTAGGGGGCGGCAATGGACCGGCTGACGGAGGATACGACTGCTCGAGCCTGGTAAAGCACGCGATTGCGGGGGCGACAGGCGACCAGGTCGTGTTGCCACGTACTACCTACGATCAGATCCACAGCGGTCGGCGGGTCGAGATTTGGGAGGTGCGCGCGGGAGACCTGGTCTTTCCCGCAGACTCATTCGGCTACAACGGCCCCGAGCACGTCCAATTGGCCGATGGTCGAGGCGGAATCATCGAGGCGCCATATCCGGGTGCCGCAGTTCGTTGGGCGCCGATGCCGACGAATGCCACGGTCGTCCGGGTGTTGTTTCCCCGGGAATGA
- the eccA gene encoding type VII secretion AAA-ATPase EccA yields the protein MIESRTVPSAGNSRSSRCSRDGYRLVRTSSSERKSALSAAEDAFYTGVQSLGLVPGRARKEHAAAAFHAATDIDPDMCDAWLGRAMAGEVTSEVIYGAYRSVHNLYRDQQRAGLVGGALWCQVDIGLFGLRIPMAKRDQIALAQACSYGKDQEWREAETILDELPDDDIADFVRTSLLFRTERWDEVLAARNRRPLLEDSLLDIAAELMAAEAMAHLGRFGEAMPRVQRIVDESSSGPLSYIWADAHYLFGMLLRHNGDFETADRVLKELQGSSLWPERPEWQRAVRDKNYRLQVTTPEVIASRADKWDPKSGDDPDEVAASVARAEREALLTEASALLSAQIGMESVKDQVDRLKSGVLMDQVRAKRKLAVDFRSQHLIFSGPPGTGKTTIARVIAKILAGLGVVERAEVVEVGRADLVGTHLGQTAPKTNALIDSAVGGVLFIDEAYTLIQEGLSGGDAFGREAVDALLARMENDRDKLVVIIAGYEEEINRFLSSNEGLRSRFTKHIRFPSYGADELVEIADHIACKKDSMLSEQAREVLRERCMELSESVVDGHRMIDLAGNGRFVRNVIEAAEAERDYRVTKDGADISALTDQDLMTIDAFDIAAALASLAPAMR from the coding sequence ATGATCGAGTCCCGCACTGTTCCCTCCGCTGGGAATAGTCGCTCTTCGCGCTGCTCGCGAGATGGATATCGTTTGGTGAGGACGAGTTCTTCTGAAAGGAAGTCCGCCTTGTCGGCAGCCGAAGACGCCTTTTATACCGGCGTACAAAGTCTCGGGCTGGTGCCGGGACGTGCCCGAAAAGAGCACGCGGCCGCCGCATTTCACGCGGCGACGGACATCGATCCGGATATGTGTGACGCCTGGCTCGGCCGGGCTATGGCAGGTGAGGTCACCTCCGAGGTGATCTACGGCGCTTACAGATCGGTCCACAACCTTTACCGCGACCAGCAGCGCGCCGGATTGGTCGGTGGCGCCCTTTGGTGCCAGGTGGACATCGGACTGTTCGGACTGCGGATACCGATGGCGAAACGGGATCAGATTGCGCTGGCGCAGGCTTGCTCCTACGGCAAAGACCAGGAATGGCGGGAGGCCGAGACCATCCTGGACGAGTTGCCCGACGACGACATCGCCGATTTTGTCCGCACCTCACTGCTTTTCCGTACCGAGCGCTGGGACGAGGTGCTCGCGGCCAGGAATCGCCGGCCGCTCCTCGAGGACAGCTTGCTCGATATCGCGGCCGAATTGATGGCCGCAGAGGCGATGGCGCACCTCGGCCGTTTCGGCGAAGCAATGCCGCGGGTACAGCGGATTGTCGACGAGAGTTCGTCCGGTCCTCTGTCCTATATCTGGGCCGACGCCCACTATCTATTCGGTATGTTGTTGCGGCACAACGGAGATTTCGAGACCGCCGATCGGGTGCTCAAGGAACTCCAGGGCTCTTCACTCTGGCCGGAGCGGCCCGAGTGGCAGCGCGCGGTGCGCGACAAGAACTATCGACTTCAGGTCACCACCCCCGAGGTGATCGCGTCCCGCGCGGACAAATGGGATCCGAAATCCGGCGATGATCCCGACGAGGTTGCTGCCTCCGTTGCCCGCGCCGAGCGGGAGGCGCTGCTGACCGAGGCATCGGCACTGCTGAGTGCGCAGATCGGCATGGAATCGGTTAAGGACCAGGTCGACCGGCTCAAGTCCGGCGTCTTGATGGATCAGGTGCGTGCCAAACGCAAACTCGCCGTGGACTTCCGGTCGCAGCACCTGATCTTCTCCGGCCCGCCGGGCACGGGCAAAACCACCATCGCGCGGGTGATCGCCAAAATCCTGGCCGGCCTCGGCGTCGTCGAGCGCGCCGAAGTCGTGGAAGTCGGGCGAGCCGATCTCGTCGGCACGCATCTCGGGCAGACCGCGCCGAAGACCAACGCACTGATCGATTCGGCGGTCGGCGGCGTGCTGTTCATCGATGAGGCCTACACCCTGATCCAGGAGGGCCTGTCTGGTGGCGACGCGTTCGGCCGGGAAGCTGTCGACGCGCTGTTGGCACGGATGGAGAATGACCGGGACAAGCTGGTAGTAATCATCGCCGGGTACGAGGAGGAGATCAATCGGTTCCTCAGCTCCAACGAAGGCTTGCGTTCGCGGTTCACCAAGCACATCCGCTTTCCGAGCTATGGCGCGGACGAGTTGGTCGAAATTGCCGATCATATCGCGTGCAAAAAGGACTCGATGTTGTCCGAACAGGCTCGCGAGGTGCTGCGCGAGCGGTGCATGGAGTTGTCGGAGAGCGTCGTCGATGGGCATCGCATGATCGATCTGGCCGGTAACGGCCGTTTCGTGCGCAATGTGATCGAGGCGGCCGAGGCCGAGCGGGACTACCGCGTCACCAAGGACGGCGCCGATATCAGCGCCCTGACCGATCAGGACCTCATGACCATAGACGCTTTCGATATCGCGGCCGCGCTGGCGAGTTTGGCGCCCGCGATGAGGTGA
- a CDS encoding C40 family peptidase, with amino-acid sequence MADSGGAVQREIRIGDLSAEATVDDRGLRVELTVDPADCPPPQQNTTPPPPAAPRPQAAPPAAPENAPSTPVPPLPPPDPYLLSTALVAGITALSTLPIVALALSGPATGTGAANNNGVLPAGGSLGTTGATITAEQLRAQNVLRVLGEVYGDHETTDPRIVELREKLGVSGGETGSSTAAIRARRLYHRTKAAAFNNLDNALYFYIQQLAQNNAVDQQAVRELLRELNTVLADLGPDAYTADGQKYVHGVVTAAMGKAQRIVSASDVSAQETAAAIDQLTQMYLRNISGKNYTPELGVARGGGSAAQAAVSAALKKIGAPYVWGAEGPNSFDCSGLMQFSARSAGVDIPRTAAEQYAELPKLGANDTLRAGDLIFPASRFEGGRAKHVMMYIGGGMCVESPQPGGRVQQVALPEDFRATRWAR; translated from the coding sequence ATGGCTGACAGCGGCGGGGCGGTGCAACGAGAGATCCGGATCGGCGATCTCTCGGCGGAGGCGACCGTAGATGACCGCGGGTTGCGAGTAGAACTGACGGTGGACCCGGCGGATTGTCCACCACCACAGCAGAATACGACGCCCCCACCTCCGGCTGCCCCGCGACCACAAGCAGCGCCGCCCGCCGCACCGGAAAACGCTCCGTCTACGCCTGTACCGCCGCTGCCGCCGCCCGATCCGTATCTACTGTCCACTGCACTCGTAGCCGGAATAACCGCGCTATCAACGCTGCCGATCGTTGCTCTCGCGCTGAGTGGTCCGGCCACTGGAACCGGAGCCGCCAATAACAACGGTGTTCTGCCCGCCGGCGGATCGCTCGGCACGACCGGGGCCACGATCACGGCAGAACAGCTGCGTGCGCAAAACGTGTTGCGCGTGCTAGGGGAAGTCTATGGCGACCATGAGACCACCGACCCCCGGATCGTCGAGCTGCGCGAGAAGCTCGGCGTATCCGGAGGGGAAACAGGGTCGAGTACGGCGGCGATCCGGGCGCGACGGCTATACCATCGAACCAAAGCTGCGGCGTTCAACAATCTCGACAACGCACTGTACTTCTACATTCAGCAATTGGCGCAGAACAACGCTGTCGATCAGCAGGCGGTCCGAGAATTGCTCAGGGAGCTGAATACGGTGCTTGCCGACCTCGGTCCGGATGCTTATACGGCCGATGGGCAAAAATATGTGCACGGCGTGGTCACTGCCGCGATGGGGAAGGCGCAACGCATTGTCTCGGCTAGTGATGTCTCGGCTCAGGAAACGGCTGCCGCCATCGATCAATTGACCCAGATGTATTTGCGAAATATCTCGGGGAAGAACTATACGCCGGAACTCGGTGTAGCCAGAGGCGGAGGATCTGCCGCCCAAGCCGCTGTATCCGCTGCGCTGAAAAAGATCGGAGCCCCCTACGTCTGGGGTGCTGAAGGGCCTAATTCCTTCGATTGCTCGGGACTGATGCAGTTCTCGGCGCGATCCGCCGGGGTAGACATCCCTCGGACCGCAGCAGAACAATACGCTGAATTGCCGAAGCTGGGCGCGAACGATACCCTTCGCGCAGGGGACCTGATATTCCCTGCGTCGCGGTTCGAAGGCGGCCGTGCAAAGCATGTGATGATGTACATCGGCGGTGGTATGTGCGTAGAATCGCCGCAGCCAGGTGGGCGCGTACAGCAGGTAGCGTTGCCTGAAGATTTCCGGGCCACCAGGTGGGCGCGTTGA
- a CDS encoding PPE domain-containing protein, whose product MGLEVDPAEIVGQAVRTHTVLHDAATGQPQGWVLAPGRDSLSQGTAAVRNSAAAGLVNEASWLVRQLQETAHNVGVSGASYTRTDDSAAQIFGGGGGLVLTNPVPEPDALNPRHPPPLPDLFGGASVDSLTFAQQLRDGHGTAPATAFAQRIRDFAHKIEAAARSVDEAIATMGRWQPVGAAAAAEFTRNRNRLDDVGTGLRRLADDIDADMRSFREVVSKHPEPDDISATRKKLLTAMKSRNAAAVAQARTEFDDQNARSREAITGYSTALSSTGASHGKASSSSDTSSMMAMLLPAMISALSSAAPMVQQALSESTDDFGDEYYDDYGYGSPAYSYGSPGSPSVTGTSSGVTSGVASAEPAQSVPVYSAGPMPVTANPAGQPSGPTHPRAPVIEPLSPSSSAATTRATSGMPYMPYMPMMPGAGVGQGGGGDRPRVVAWHPDRLMFIDDTPHTEQVIGEQPTITPTVTPPTPPRSDPGSVQSGGNG is encoded by the coding sequence ATGGGCCTCGAAGTCGATCCGGCCGAGATAGTCGGCCAAGCCGTGCGAACGCACACCGTGCTGCACGACGCCGCGACGGGCCAGCCCCAGGGCTGGGTCCTGGCGCCCGGGCGGGACTCGCTTTCCCAAGGAACGGCGGCGGTGCGAAATTCGGCGGCGGCTGGCTTGGTGAACGAGGCCTCCTGGCTGGTCCGCCAACTCCAGGAAACAGCGCACAATGTGGGTGTGTCCGGCGCGAGCTACACGCGGACCGACGATTCAGCGGCACAGATCTTCGGCGGTGGTGGAGGTCTCGTTCTCACCAATCCCGTTCCGGAACCGGACGCGCTGAACCCTCGTCATCCGCCCCCGCTGCCGGACCTGTTCGGTGGTGCCTCGGTGGATTCGCTGACTTTCGCACAGCAACTGCGCGATGGCCACGGTACCGCCCCAGCCACCGCGTTTGCTCAACGGATCCGAGACTTCGCGCACAAGATCGAAGCTGCGGCGCGGAGCGTCGATGAGGCCATCGCGACGATGGGGCGATGGCAACCGGTCGGTGCGGCCGCGGCCGCGGAGTTCACCCGAAATCGGAATCGGCTGGATGACGTGGGTACCGGTCTGCGCCGACTGGCCGACGATATTGATGCCGACATGCGATCGTTTCGTGAGGTCGTCTCGAAACACCCTGAGCCCGATGATATCTCTGCCACTCGTAAGAAGTTGCTCACGGCGATGAAGTCACGCAACGCGGCCGCTGTCGCGCAGGCACGGACGGAATTCGACGACCAGAACGCGCGGTCGCGGGAGGCGATCACGGGCTACTCGACCGCGTTGAGTTCGACCGGGGCCTCGCACGGCAAAGCCAGTTCGTCCTCTGACACCAGCTCAATGATGGCTATGCTGTTGCCCGCGATGATAAGCGCGCTGTCCTCGGCGGCGCCGATGGTGCAACAGGCATTGTCCGAGTCCACCGACGACTTCGGCGACGAATACTACGACGACTATGGCTACGGGAGCCCGGCCTATTCGTACGGCAGTCCGGGGTCGCCGTCGGTGACCGGGACCTCCAGTGGTGTCACCTCGGGTGTTGCGTCGGCGGAACCGGCGCAGTCGGTCCCGGTCTACTCGGCTGGACCGATGCCGGTCACCGCTAATCCTGCGGGCCAGCCGTCCGGCCCCACTCATCCTCGGGCGCCGGTGATCGAGCCTCTGTCGCCCTCGTCGTCGGCGGCGACGACTCGCGCGACGAGCGGCATGCCGTATATGCCGTACATGCCGATGATGCCTGGCGCAGGCGTTGGACAGGGCGGCGGTGGCGACCGGCCGCGAGTGGTCGCGTGGCACCCGGACCGGCTGATGTTCATCGATGACACTCCACACACCGAACAGGTGATCGGCGAGCAGCCGACGATCACGCCCACCGTCACGCCACCCACCCCGCCCCGATCCGATCCGGGCTCGGTCCAGTCAGGAGGAAACGGATGA
- a CDS encoding type VII secretion target, producing the protein MPDSMHVDPAVLRELARQHDEVYEKTMEWSQPPTEYLARFPEMFGTICAPVHQALCDYYDARYRAGKALADENAQTANSLRAAAQALENTDQDLGSLVRNVGEQLDSPASASVGVAPPGLSTNSFDGVAPAGPPTSVAGASQADAPAGTQAAATVPPTPGTVLPPHTSGDPAGLSAPLVTAGSSDHAPPVLGPAAPVPGNASSSANPLIPGSMDDRAESASASTSPRFDAVPLIGPTPFGSAVQAAALREGGTGHVVNDDENPDLILARTLLGGLLAATETSAVGVSWAVSVMRGPAGANVFVTSNEGRGWLPAGLFLPREVSTPWVWDDLLGAEGSPWEGVSDPARVLVEFALVWGPRDDAVLSALASSGPIAAQLRTELGDVATAAAVGPATGVDLRVFTPDTTDRLGIGGSIAALEQIATVSDASMRGRCVDLAQDAHTQLSRSAGRVSEATSARRLRERILARAEGGFEVPAHWWQELRATDELLVTTMLPHQLDADRIGLGELRVDEQSAVLRQLTFERRCNELVLLLEGEPNRQCLRDAVYAHEQIVGHPHFAATAPVESTTDYVGRAGFSGVVATTQLADTPPPAPVYRLGGESAPS; encoded by the coding sequence ATGCCGGACAGCATGCATGTCGACCCGGCGGTGTTGCGCGAACTCGCCCGCCAGCACGATGAGGTCTACGAGAAAACGATGGAATGGTCACAGCCCCCGACCGAATATCTCGCCCGGTTTCCGGAGATGTTCGGTACGATCTGTGCTCCGGTCCACCAGGCGTTGTGCGATTATTACGACGCGCGCTACCGAGCTGGGAAAGCGTTGGCGGACGAGAATGCGCAAACCGCCAACTCGTTGCGTGCTGCCGCCCAAGCCCTCGAGAACACCGACCAGGATCTCGGTTCGTTGGTGCGCAATGTCGGCGAGCAGTTGGATAGTCCCGCGTCCGCGTCCGTCGGCGTCGCACCGCCAGGACTGTCCACGAACAGCTTCGATGGTGTCGCCCCGGCTGGGCCGCCGACCTCGGTGGCCGGGGCGAGCCAGGCCGATGCGCCGGCCGGCACGCAGGCTGCCGCCACGGTGCCGCCGACGCCGGGTACGGTACTGCCGCCGCACACCTCGGGCGATCCCGCCGGTCTGTCCGCTCCGCTGGTAACGGCTGGGTCGTCGGATCATGCGCCACCCGTCCTGGGTCCGGCCGCGCCGGTACCCGGGAACGCCTCATCCAGCGCGAATCCGTTGATACCGGGATCGATGGACGATCGGGCGGAGTCCGCCAGCGCGAGCACCTCGCCGCGGTTCGATGCGGTGCCGCTGATCGGTCCGACGCCGTTCGGGTCCGCGGTGCAGGCCGCGGCTCTTCGAGAGGGCGGAACCGGACACGTGGTGAACGACGACGAAAACCCCGATCTGATCCTCGCCCGCACTCTGCTCGGCGGGTTGCTGGCCGCGACCGAAACGTCGGCAGTGGGGGTGAGCTGGGCGGTCTCGGTGATGCGCGGTCCGGCCGGCGCGAACGTGTTCGTCACGTCCAACGAGGGCCGTGGCTGGTTGCCCGCAGGCCTTTTCCTGCCGCGCGAAGTCTCCACACCATGGGTATGGGACGATCTGCTCGGTGCTGAAGGGTCGCCGTGGGAGGGTGTCTCGGATCCTGCTCGGGTGCTGGTGGAGTTCGCCCTGGTGTGGGGACCCCGAGACGATGCGGTGCTGTCGGCGCTCGCCTCGTCCGGGCCGATCGCCGCGCAGCTGCGGACGGAGCTCGGCGATGTCGCAACCGCGGCCGCCGTCGGCCCGGCAACAGGTGTGGATCTGCGCGTGTTCACTCCTGACACCACCGATCGCCTCGGTATCGGCGGTTCTATCGCGGCCCTCGAGCAGATCGCCACTGTTTCCGATGCAAGCATGCGCGGCAGGTGCGTAGACCTGGCACAGGACGCCCACACACAGTTGAGTCGCTCAGCAGGACGCGTTTCCGAAGCCACTAGCGCGCGGCGACTGCGGGAACGAATCCTCGCCCGCGCCGAGGGCGGCTTCGAAGTGCCTGCGCACTGGTGGCAGGAATTGCGCGCCACCGATGAACTGTTGGTCACGACGATGCTGCCGCATCAGCTCGACGCCGACCGGATCGGGCTAGGCGAATTGCGCGTCGATGAGCAGTCCGCAGTTCTGCGGCAGCTGACCTTTGAACGGCGCTGTAACGAACTCGTGCTGCTGCTGGAAGGTGAACCGAACCGGCAGTGTCTGCGCGACGCGGTTTACGCGCACGAGCAGATCGTCGGCCACCCCCATTTCGCCGCGACCGCTCCTGTGGAATCGACCACCGACTACGTTGGCCGCGCAGGATTCTCGGGTGTCGTCGCTACGACGCAGCTCGCCGATACTCCGCCCCCGGCGCCGGTGTATCGGCTCGGCGGTGAATCCGCTCCGTCCTGA
- a CDS encoding aminotransferase class I/II-fold pyridoxal phosphate-dependent enzyme: MINVSDGSTAAGESVRTSATELLLAGRLRIPSATEALVFGLADVLVDTHGGVAPRAQHGLLGILADAERRSLSIGVVADETTDAVRTLLHAARLDDSVDVIVGSDIDRTVPPGPSAYLEAARRLRVAPSNCVVIANSCAAVEAAARAGCYTIGVATGSDSFESLLGSPFTSDCVPDFSVRARLTALGFPARPVVEDLDVAESEDMRSSLDESRIRLDREDCPYPLSPRVAAELDAFVSAGSVRNAPGRAELCSSLASYCGVAEAQILPTNGARHGIGLILRALLRPGRTMLVAQPEYQYFGQVARWIGARILGVPYEKGLRFPYADFAAAAAQADLIVLINPNNPTGTGVEREFVEQLLQTHPSTPVVVDEAYYEFTGATVTDLTVRYDNLIVIRTFSKAFAMPGLRLGYVVAHPSLLDELGGAPERHEVNDLAVAAGRAHLADIAASRVQWTETMRVVKPLVVGTLQEIGVHVTPGEANFALIEPRGGVVAVERLRQAGFLVRPCRRPAMEGMIRIAIGTYGEMVASLAVVQECLSDQGSR; this comes from the coding sequence GTGATCAACGTATCCGATGGGTCGACTGCGGCCGGAGAATCTGTTCGGACATCGGCGACTGAATTGCTGCTCGCCGGTCGGTTGCGTATTCCGTCGGCCACCGAGGCGTTGGTATTCGGTCTCGCGGACGTGTTGGTCGATACCCACGGAGGGGTGGCACCTCGCGCGCAGCATGGCTTGCTCGGCATCCTGGCCGACGCCGAGCGCCGGTCGCTGAGCATCGGGGTGGTGGCAGATGAGACGACAGATGCGGTTCGCACCCTCCTGCATGCCGCGAGGCTGGATGATTCGGTCGATGTCATCGTCGGTTCGGACATCGACCGGACGGTGCCGCCGGGACCATCCGCGTATCTGGAGGCCGCTCGCAGGTTGCGCGTAGCGCCGTCGAACTGTGTGGTGATCGCCAATTCTTGCGCGGCCGTCGAAGCCGCCGCGCGGGCAGGCTGCTACACGATCGGCGTCGCGACTGGTTCGGACAGCTTCGAGAGCCTGCTCGGCTCTCCGTTCACGTCGGATTGTGTACCGGACTTCAGCGTTCGCGCTCGGCTTACCGCGCTCGGTTTTCCGGCTCGGCCGGTAGTCGAGGATCTTGATGTGGCGGAATCAGAAGACATGCGCTCGTCCTTGGACGAAAGCCGAATCCGGCTCGATCGGGAGGATTGCCCGTATCCGCTGTCACCGAGGGTGGCTGCTGAACTGGACGCGTTTGTTTCTGCGGGTTCGGTACGGAACGCGCCCGGTCGCGCGGAGTTGTGTTCGTCACTGGCGAGTTATTGCGGCGTGGCGGAGGCGCAGATACTACCGACGAACGGTGCCCGGCATGGCATCGGGTTGATCCTGCGCGCATTGCTTCGGCCGGGCCGGACGATGCTCGTCGCCCAGCCGGAGTATCAGTACTTCGGTCAGGTGGCCCGGTGGATCGGGGCACGAATATTGGGTGTGCCGTACGAAAAAGGGCTGCGTTTTCCTTACGCCGACTTCGCCGCAGCGGCCGCGCAGGCCGATCTGATCGTGCTGATCAACCCGAACAACCCCACCGGGACCGGGGTCGAACGAGAGTTCGTTGAACAGTTGCTGCAGACACATCCGTCTACCCCGGTCGTGGTCGATGAGGCGTACTACGAGTTCACCGGTGCCACTGTGACGGACTTGACCGTACGCTACGACAATCTGATCGTCATTCGGACGTTCAGCAAGGCGTTTGCGATGCCGGGTCTGCGGCTGGGCTATGTGGTAGCCCATCCGTCGCTGCTCGATGAGCTGGGCGGAGCGCCGGAACGACATGAGGTGAACGACCTCGCGGTAGCAGCCGGGCGGGCGCATCTGGCCGATATCGCCGCTTCGCGGGTGCAGTGGACCGAGACGATGCGGGTAGTTAAACCGCTGGTCGTCGGGACACTGCAGGAGATCGGTGTACATGTGACGCCTGGCGAGGCCAATTTCGCGCTGATCGAGCCCCGCGGAGGCGTGGTCGCCGTCGAGCGGCTGCGGCAGGCCGGTTTCTTGGTACGGCCCTGTCGGCGACCGGCCATGGAAGGAATGATTCGGATAGCCATCGGCACCTACGGAGAGATGGTGGCGAGCCTGGCCGTGGTCCAGGAATGCTTATCGGACCAGGGTTCTCGGTAA